The window AATCAACTGACCTGTCGCTGTACTTGCTGTTAATATTCCTACGGCAAGCCCCCTTCTTTTCTCAAACCAATTGTTTGCCACATAGGGACTCAAAACCGTTAGAAAAAGGCTTGCACCTAGACCGATAATAAAGCCCCAAATGATGATTAACTGCCATGCTTGATTCATGAAAAGAGTTAGCATAATACCAATTATTAATGTCGCCATCGCAGCTAACATCATTTTCTTTAAGCCAATTACTTCAAGTAATGCTGCCATAAATGGACCTGATATCCCATATAAAAAAAGACTAATTGCAAAAGCCATTGCAATCATTGATCGATCCCAGCCAAATTCTTTTTCGAATGGACCTATAAATACCCCTGATGATGACAATGTAATCCCAGCTACAATAATTGAGAAAAATGTAATGACAAGGATAAACCAACTATAGTGAATACGTTTCATGACTCCACCTACATTTCTCCAGAGTATCTAAAAATAAAGGGTATTTCTAATTTGTTTTGCTTTCCAAATTTTCCTAAGTCACTTAAAAAATTCCATCCTTCACCACCTCCGTTTTTTTCACCTCCTTACAATACATGTATATACATGTATTATCCTAAAAAAATAAAGACGAGCTATAACTTTAAAATATATGTATATACATATATAATGATAGGTATAGAGTTTTCCACTGTCAAGAAATAAATTCCACTATTATTAACCATTTCATTTTTACTGATAAAATAACATCAAGTTTCCCTTAACTTGAAATAACTCAAAAGGAGTTTTTTTATGGATAAAGAATTCACTATCATCGACTATACACAGATTTGTGTGTGTGCGAACCTTAGAAAAAAGACAAGAGTCGTTACCCAAATGTATGACAAATTGCTCCAACCTACTAATTTAAAGATCACCCAATATTCTATGTTGGCCAATATCGATTATCAGAAGGCAGTTTCAATCAGCAAATTAGGTGAGATTTTGTTACTTGATCAAACTACAGTTACTCGTAATGTAAATTTACTGAAACAAAATGGCTACGTTGCTATTACTAGAAATAAACAAGACGCTAGAACAAAGATTCTTTCACTAACCGATGCAGGCATTAAAAAACTAAATGAAGCCACTCCTATATGGCGTGAACTTCAGGAAAGAATTATCAACGATATTGGTCCAGAAAAATATAAGGATTTCTATGAAACGCTAAGACACATGCAAAAAATCATTAAATCCTATGATGAATAATAGATAATTCCAAAATCTGCATAAGAAATGGCTGTCTATAAGTTTTTCACTTATAGACAGCCATTTTCATAATCTTAGTATTGAATTAAGGTCTTCACACTTAAATCGCCAAGTTTTGCACGACCATTAAGTTCAGTCAGCTCGATTAGGAAAGCACAGCCAACAACCTCACCGCCTAATTCTTCTATTAAACGAACAGTCGCCTCTACTGTACCGCCAGTTGCCAGTAAATCATCACAGATTAATACTTTTTGTCCAGGCTTTAGAGCATCTTTATGCATTGTTAATGTATCTTTACCATACTCAAGACCGTAGTCTGCACTTACCACTTCACGAGGTAATTTTCCTGGTTTACGAACAGGAGCAAAGCCAATTTCAAGTGCATAAGCAACTGGGCAACCAATAATGAAGCCACGCGCTTCAGGACCTACGATAATTTCTGCGCCCACTTCTTTTGCGTAAGACACGATTTGGTCTGTAGCATATTTATATGCTGATCCGTTATCCATAATTGTTGTAATATCCTTGAAACTGATGCCTTCTTTCGGCCAGTTCTCAACTGTTGTCACGTATTGCTTTAAATCCATTTTGATGTTCCTCCTGCGAAACGTTTTTCGTATATTAATGTATTCGTTCATCAAACCATTGCTTTAACTCTATATAAGGTGCATATACAAGCTTTTGCTCTATATCTATCTGTTCTGAACGTTGTTTGTAAGACGGTGCTTCCGTAAGCGCTGTTTTTGGTGCATTCACGTTGACAGTCGTCAGTCCACTCTCCATTTTAACAAAATCTAGCTCAAAAAACACCTGTGTCATAAATTTTAATGCATCTAACGGCCAGCCAGTATGTTTTGCTAAATCTGGCAAATTCACAGTAAGCGGAAATGATGGACGGTTTTTTAAAAATTTATAATACCAAGCAAATTGTTCACGCGTAGGCATACCGTTGAAATACTGGGAATCAGGCATATAAAAATGCGCATAAATGCGAGAAGGCGCTGTTTTTTGTAAAACATTTTCTAGCAATTGAACGTTTTGTGGCAAATCAAGCAACACAATATAACTTGTTTGCGATACATTTGAAAGTGCTGCATCAACAAACAGAATGGGCACACCCAAAAGTGACTGATAATATGTCACCGTCTCGGGACGGAACGCTATAAAAGTTGTCTCCTCTTTTGGTACAGTATTTAACCAACGTGAAGTTTGACGAATGCCACGAATATCAAATAATTGCCACTCTGTCGTTTGCACGTCCTCAATCATAAACTGAGGCTTTTTACGTCCTTGCCACTCATTAATCTGAAGATCCCCAATAAAAGATACTTTAATTCCATAAGTCAGTTCATCATGTAGATGTCCTTTATTAAAGCCAACACTATCCAATTTTTCATAGCCATCCGTTAATTCCATTTTAATATGGTTTTCAGCAGCACCAATTTTACGCATTGTAGCTATTTCAACATCTTCTAGTACATAAACAGGTTTCGGGAATTCCGTTCCAAACGGGCCAAGCTTGGCAATTTCCTCAATAGCATCCGCTGAAATTTCATCAATCTTGAGCGGAATATCAATATTGAGTACAGGTGTCAATTGCTCCTCTGTTAAACAAGCTTTTGCCTGTGCATCTAATCTAGCTCGTAGTTCATCGACATGCTCCAGTGGTAAGGTCATACCTGCCGCCATCGGATGTCCACCAAAATGCGGTAAAATGTCTCGATTTTTCGCCAATTCATTAAACAGATGGAAACCGTCGATACTACGTGCCGATCCTTTCGCAGTACCTTTCTCATAGTCTAGTGATAGGACAATAGTCGGGCGATAATACAATTCAACAAGACGTGATGCGACTATTCCGACAACACCAGCATTCCAGCCTTCTCCAGCAACAACTAATACCAGTGATTCACTAATTTTTTCGTCCGCTTCAATTAATGCAATCGCTTCATCCGTAATACTCTTCACTATATCTTTGCGCTCTGTATTACAAGCATTCAGCTGTTTCGCTAATGCTGATGCTGTTGTACTATCCTCTGCCATTAGTAACTCTACACCTGGTGCCGCTTCTCCTAAACGACCAATTGCATTTAACCGCGGACCAAAGTAAAAACCAATTGTTTCTTCATTAATTTTTGATTGATCTGCACTTGCTACTTCACACATTGCCTGTACCCATGGGCTTAGTGAGCGGCGCGTTTCTTCAATCCCACGCTTTACAAGATAGCGGTTTTCATCGACTAATGGCACCAAATCCGCTACCGTGCCAATCGCTACAAACTCAAATAAATGCGTTGGTAGTTCCCCGTATAAAGCATGCGCCAATTTAAAGGCCACACCCACACCTGCAAGTTCGCCAAAAGGATAATGCCCTTCCGGCACGCGAGGATGTAAAATAATATCCGCTGGTGGTAGTTCTTCACCTGGCTCATGGTGATCTGTCACAATGACATCCATACCAAGCTCTTTCGCCACTCGAATCGGCTCAATGCCGGAAATACCATTATCCACAGTAATAATTAATTGCACACCCTCTGCATGTGCTTCGCGGAATAATGTTTCATTCGGACCGTAGCCGTGCAAGAAACGGTTAGGTATTTTAAAGGATACATCCGCACCAAGATCAAGTAACACATTGACCATCACCGTCGTACTCGTGATACCATCGGCATCATAATCTCCATATATTAATATTTTTTCACCATTTTCGAGTGCTCGCTCGATACGTGCCACTGCTTCCGCCATGCCATGCATTAAAAACGGGTCATGAATATTTGTTTCTGTCATATTTAATAAACTTTCTGCTGCTGCAGAAGTTTCACAGCCACGTGCAGCTAAAATTTTGGCCGCAATCGCAGAAATTTGCAAGTCATTTTGTAATGCTTGTACAAGTTGTGCGTCTGGACGCTCTACTTGCCATCTCTTTTTCGATAGAATCATTTTTTCACTTCCTCACGAAGGCTATTATACCTAAAATCGACAAGGCGCGCTATCTGTCACTTTCTCTGGAAGTTATCCGTCATTTTGAGAACTTTATCCGTCACTTTTGCGAGTTCTATCCGTCACTTCGATGTTTCTATCCTTCTACATACTAAAAAAGCCTACCCCGTTAAAGAGTAGACTTCTCTCGCACATTTTTCGAGGCAGTAACTAGAGCTTCGACCCTGGCAACATCGCCTTCATGTAATGCCGCAACAATCGCACTGCCGACGATTACGCCGTCTCCAAGAGCCCCCATGCTCACCACTTGTTCTGGTGTCGATATCCCAAAACCTGCTAACACCGGAAGATGGCTTGATTGACGTAATTGCGCAAAATGTCCTGCTAAATTATCAGCAAAACTCGCGCGTGCGCCTGTAATCCCATTTACGGTTACCGCATAGACAAAACCCTGGCTCGCTGTGGCAATTCGCGCAATCCGTTCAGGCGAACTAGTTAATGACACAAGCTGTACAATATCCACGCCATGTGGATTTAACTGATCGCGTAAAATAGCACTTTCCTCAAGCGGTACGTCAGGTACAATTAAACCTTTAACGCCCCCTGCAACACATGCTTCAGCGAATGATTCTAATCCATAAGCCAATACAGGATTAAAATACGTCATCATAACTAACGGAATCGTTATTTCTTCACGGAAGGAAGCAAGTGTATTTAACACTTTGCGCAATGTCACCCCTTCCGCTAAAGCACGTTCACCAGCCTGTTCAATTGTAGGTCCATCTGCTACAGGATCCGTAAAGGGAATACCCACTTCAATCGCAGTTACACCCATTTCTTGTAGCTTCAAGATAGTTGGCTTTAATGTTAAAAGTCCTCCATCACCTGCCATGATATATGGCACAAACGCCTTATTACCTGCTATCTTAGCTTGTTCAATTGCCTGCTGTAGTGTTGCCATTATACCTCACCCCCAAGTATTGCATTTACTGTATGAACATCCTTATCACCGCGACCAGATAAACATACAACAATGATGTCATCCACACGCATCGTTTTTGCAAGTTTTGCTGTATAAGCAATCGCATGAGAACTTTCTAACGCCGGTAAAATCCCTTCTGTCCGGCATAGTAATTGTAAGCCCTCAAGCGCTTCACTATCTGTGATCGAGTCGAATTTTGCACGACCAATATCATATAAATAGCAATGTTCTGGCCCCTTCCCAGGATAATCTAGTCCAGCAGAAATAGAATGTGCTTCCTGAACAAAACCATTTTCATCTTGCAATAAATACATGTAAGCACCATGTAAAACTCCGAGCTGTCCTCCTGCAATGGCTGCAGCATGCTTGCCAGTTTCAAGACCATTACCGGCAGCCTCGACACCATACAAAGCTACCTTTTCATCGTCTACAAATGGGTGGAACATACCAATCGCGTTACTCCCGCCTCCAATACAAGCAACAACGGCATCAGGTAAACGCCCTTCTTTTTCTAAAATTTGTACTCGTGTTTCAACACCAATAACGCGCTGGAAATCTCGTACTATTTTCGGAAATGGATGAGGTCCTAAAGCAGAACCTAAAATATAATGTGTATCCTCTACATTTGTCACCCAATAGCGTAAGGCCGCATTGACTGCATCTTTCAATGTTTTTGAACCAGTTTCGACAGATTCGACTTTTGTGCCGAGCAGCTCCATACGGAAAACATTTAATTGCTGACGCTTTATATCCTCGGCACCCATAAAGACAACACACTCAAGATTTAATAATGCACAAGCTGTCGCAGTCGCTACCCCATGCTGTCCCGCTCCTGTTTCTGCGACAATTTTCTTTTTCCCCATGCGTTTTGCTAGTAACGCTTGCCCGATGGCATTGTTGATTTTATGAGCACCTGTATGGTTTAAGTCTTCGCGCTTCAAGTATATTTTTGCCCCACCAAGTTCTTTCGTTAAGTTTTCCGCAAAGTACAGTGGCGTTTCACGACCTACATATTCTTTTAAATAATAAGCTAACTCACCCGTGAACGTTTTGTCCGCCATTGCTTCGTTATACGCCGTTTCTAACTCCAACAGTGCTGTCATCAACGTTTCTGGTACGAACTGCCCACCAAATTTTCCGTAGCGTCCTTCCTTTGTCGGCACACTATTTGCAATTGATTTCATCATTTTACTCTCTCCTTTTTTACTAGCTGCAAAAAGGCTGCTATTTTCGCGATATCCTTGACACCATCTGACTCGACACCACTTGAAACATCCACCATTGACGGCGACACAAGCGATACTGCTTGCTCGATATTTTCTAACTTCAAGCCACCTGCTAGAATTAGTTTTTCATGAGGAATGCCCACCACTTGGAGTAGCGTCCAATCAAATGTATGTCCACTACCTCCTTTAAAATCAGTACCCGGTGCGTCGAATAAATAATAATCGACATCATAATGTGCAGCTTTTTGTACATCCTCTGCGGAACGAACCGACAACGCTTTGATAGCAGGATACCCTTGCTCACGGATAAAATCAGGTGTTTCCTCCCCATGATATTGCACATAATCTAATGGCACTTCTTTCACTGCTGCCTGTAGTTCCTCTGCTGTTGGGTTGACAAAAACACCGATTTTCGCTACCCCTTCAGGTACATGCTTTGCTAATTCACGAGCCTGCTCAATCGACACCAAACGCTTACTTGGTGCAAACACAAAGCCAATTGCATCTGCTCCTGCCCGCACCGCCGCTTGCACGTGTTGTACTTCCTTCAAACCACAAATTTTCACCTTCGTCATACAGATGCACCCGCTTTACTTACTTGTAAGCTTCGGAGTGCGGACCCTGCATCACCGCTTCGCATTAACGATTCCCCCACGAGTACACCACTTGCCCCCATCCTTGCAACTTTCTGGGCATCGTCTTTCGTCCAAATCCCACTTTCACTAATTAGCACGCGTTCCTCTCCAAATGGAAAGGCTTCGGCAATTTCTCGGGTACGCTCTAGACTTACTTCAAATGACCGTAAATCACGATTATTGACACCAATTAGTCTAGCACCGACAGCAACAGCTCGTTTAAGCTCTGCTATATCATGAACTTCTATTAAAACTTCTAGCCCTAAGCTTGTTGCATAGCTATATAGATCACGTAAAAGTTCTTCTTCTAAGGCCGCCACAATCAGTAAAATAATGGATGCACCTGATGCTTTTGCAAATCGAATTTGTACACGATCAATCATGAAGTCTTTACAAAGTATTGGAGTTTCAATAGCTTGTGCCACAGCTGCTAAATCATCAAACGAACCTTTAAAAAACTCCTTATCTGTTAAAACAGAAATCGCCGCTGCTCCAGCTTCCGCATAAATTTTTGCCTGCTTCACCGGATCAGCTCCTTCTGCAATGAGGCCCTTAGAAGGCGAAGCACGCTTCATTTCAGAAATAACTTGCAATGTTTCTGATTTTTGTATAGTTTCAAACAATGACCTACGCTTTTTTTCTGTAAACTTAACTAATGGGTCAGGCTGTTCAAGTAATGCTCCAACTTCTAATTTTTTTTGTTCAAGAATTTTGTTTAAAATATTCATCGTCCTACCTCCACTTCTTTAATTTGCTTACTAAAGGCAACAACTGCCTCTAATTTCTGTAATGCGCGTCCGCTGAATATACTATCCTTCGCCATCTCGACACCTTCTTTAACGGTTTGGGCGATACCATAGCTGAACAATCCGATACCAACATTTAACAATACCGTATCAAAATAAGCACTTTGTTCACCAGCTAGTAATTTCCGCATAATAACAGCATTTTCGTCTGCGTTTCCTCCACGAATTGCTTCTAACGGAGCATAGTTAAGTCCCGCATCCTCAGCTGTTAATGCAAACGGAATTAAATCTCCCTTATCCACTAAAATAAAGGTGTTTTGCCCAGCCAATGAGGCCTCATCTAATCCTTGTGGACCAGAAACCACCATTGCTCGCTCTCGACCTAGCATCTGCAAAACCGAAGCATACTCCATCACAAAATTTGGTCGATTAATGCCCGTAAATTGTGTTGATAAAGCCACTGGATTTGTTAACGGACCAACAAGATTAAAAATGGTTGGCTTGCCAAGAGCTCGTCGCACCTCACCAATACGTTTTAGTTTTGGATGAACATTTGGCGCATATAAAAATGCAATCCCTTCTTTTTCTAAGAGCTCAATCGTTTGCTCTATGGATATATTTGTATGAATACCAAGAGCCTCCAAAACATCCGAACTTCCCGACGCAGAGGAAATTTTACGATTGCCATGCTTTGCTATTTTTACACCTGCACCCGCTAATACAAATGCAGATGCAGTACTGATGTTAAATGTATTTAAACCATCGCCACCCGTACCGCAATTATCCATATAAACATCTGATTTTGCTGGAACATCTAGTGCAAACGATC of the Lysinibacillus fusiformis genome contains:
- a CDS encoding MarR family winged helix-turn-helix transcriptional regulator, whose product is MDKEFTIIDYTQICVCANLRKKTRVVTQMYDKLLQPTNLKITQYSMLANIDYQKAVSISKLGEILLLDQTTVTRNVNLLKQNGYVAITRNKQDARTKILSLTDAGIKKLNEATPIWRELQERIINDIGPEKYKDFYETLRHMQKIIKSYDE
- a CDS encoding adenine phosphoribosyltransferase is translated as MDLKQYVTTVENWPKEGISFKDITTIMDNGSAYKYATDQIVSYAKEVGAEIIVGPEARGFIIGCPVAYALEIGFAPVRKPGKLPREVVSADYGLEYGKDTLTMHKDALKPGQKVLICDDLLATGGTVEATVRLIEELGGEVVGCAFLIELTELNGRAKLGDLSVKTLIQY
- the recJ gene encoding single-stranded-DNA-specific exonuclease RecJ; this translates as MILSKKRWQVERPDAQLVQALQNDLQISAIAAKILAARGCETSAAAESLLNMTETNIHDPFLMHGMAEAVARIERALENGEKILIYGDYDADGITSTTVMVNVLLDLGADVSFKIPNRFLHGYGPNETLFREAHAEGVQLIITVDNGISGIEPIRVAKELGMDVIVTDHHEPGEELPPADIILHPRVPEGHYPFGELAGVGVAFKLAHALYGELPTHLFEFVAIGTVADLVPLVDENRYLVKRGIEETRRSLSPWVQAMCEVASADQSKINEETIGFYFGPRLNAIGRLGEAAPGVELLMAEDSTTASALAKQLNACNTERKDIVKSITDEAIALIEADEKISESLVLVVAGEGWNAGVVGIVASRLVELYYRPTIVLSLDYEKGTAKGSARSIDGFHLFNELAKNRDILPHFGGHPMAAGMTLPLEHVDELRARLDAQAKACLTEEQLTPVLNIDIPLKIDEISADAIEEIAKLGPFGTEFPKPVYVLEDVEIATMRKIGAAENHIKMELTDGYEKLDSVGFNKGHLHDELTYGIKVSFIGDLQINEWQGRKKPQFMIEDVQTTEWQLFDIRGIRQTSRWLNTVPKEETTFIAFRPETVTYYQSLLGVPILFVDAALSNVSQTSYIVLLDLPQNVQLLENVLQKTAPSRIYAHFYMPDSQYFNGMPTREQFAWYYKFLKNRPSFPLTVNLPDLAKHTGWPLDALKFMTQVFFELDFVKMESGLTTVNVNAPKTALTEAPSYKQRSEQIDIEQKLVYAPYIELKQWFDERIH
- the trpA gene encoding tryptophan synthase subunit alpha, which gives rise to MATLQQAIEQAKIAGNKAFVPYIMAGDGGLLTLKPTILKLQEMGVTAIEVGIPFTDPVADGPTIEQAGERALAEGVTLRKVLNTLASFREEITIPLVMMTYFNPVLAYGLESFAEACVAGGVKGLIVPDVPLEESAILRDQLNPHGVDIVQLVSLTSSPERIARIATASQGFVYAVTVNGITGARASFADNLAGHFAQLRQSSHLPVLAGFGISTPEQVVSMGALGDGVIVGSAIVAALHEGDVARVEALVTASKNVREKSTL
- the trpB gene encoding tryptophan synthase subunit beta, whose amino-acid sequence is MMKSIANSVPTKEGRYGKFGGQFVPETLMTALLELETAYNEAMADKTFTGELAYYLKEYVGRETPLYFAENLTKELGGAKIYLKREDLNHTGAHKINNAIGQALLAKRMGKKKIVAETGAGQHGVATATACALLNLECVVFMGAEDIKRQQLNVFRMELLGTKVESVETGSKTLKDAVNAALRYWVTNVEDTHYILGSALGPHPFPKIVRDFQRVIGVETRVQILEKEGRLPDAVVACIGGGSNAIGMFHPFVDDEKVALYGVEAAGNGLETGKHAAAIAGGQLGVLHGAYMYLLQDENGFVQEAHSISAGLDYPGKGPEHCYLYDIGRAKFDSITDSEALEGLQLLCRTEGILPALESSHAIAYTAKLAKTMRVDDIIVVCLSGRGDKDVHTVNAILGGEV
- a CDS encoding phosphoribosylanthranilate isomerase yields the protein MTKVKICGLKEVQHVQAAVRAGADAIGFVFAPSKRLVSIEQARELAKHVPEGVAKIGVFVNPTAEELQAAVKEVPLDYVQYHGEETPDFIREQGYPAIKALSVRSAEDVQKAAHYDVDYYLFDAPGTDFKGGSGHTFDWTLLQVVGIPHEKLILAGGLKLENIEQAVSLVSPSMVDVSSGVESDGVKDIAKIAAFLQLVKKERVK
- the trpC gene encoding indole-3-glycerol phosphate synthase TrpC; this translates as MNILNKILEQKKLEVGALLEQPDPLVKFTEKKRRSLFETIQKSETLQVISEMKRASPSKGLIAEGADPVKQAKIYAEAGAAAISVLTDKEFFKGSFDDLAAVAQAIETPILCKDFMIDRVQIRFAKASGASIILLIVAALEEELLRDLYSYATSLGLEVLIEVHDIAELKRAVAVGARLIGVNNRDLRSFEVSLERTREIAEAFPFGEERVLISESGIWTKDDAQKVARMGASGVLVGESLMRSGDAGSALRSLQVSKAGASV
- the trpD gene encoding anthranilate phosphoribosyltransferase, translated to MDDLSGKVRKREHLMYEEMLEAAKWMFRDDTSKDEMASFLTDLSSKGETAHEVAALATVMRSFALDVPAKSDVYMDNCGTGGDGLNTFNISTASAFVLAGAGVKIAKHGNRKISSASGSSDVLEALGIHTNISIEQTIELLEKEGIAFLYAPNVHPKLKRIGEVRRALGKPTIFNLVGPLTNPVALSTQFTGINRPNFVMEYASVLQMLGRERAMVVSGPQGLDEASLAGQNTFILVDKGDLIPFALTAEDAGLNYAPLEAIRGGNADENAVIMRKLLAGEQSAYFDTVLLNVGIGLFSYGIAQTVKEGVEMAKDSIFSGRALQKLEAVVAFSKQIKEVEVGR